In the genome of Pangasianodon hypophthalmus isolate fPanHyp1 chromosome 15, fPanHyp1.pri, whole genome shotgun sequence, the window cctgtctgctgctcctcctcctttgAAAATGTTCGTAgagtgagcatggggcagcatgattcccGCCCCATTGTACTTCGATTAGTGCTTAATGCAGTTCCtgttttgaccactaggtgcaacaATAACAGTACATAGCTAAATGGGGCAAATATCTGTCAAATACAGTAGcaaccttttttaaaatcattggACACTCAAAAGAGGTGATTAGTATTTCAACTGATTTCAgaatggagttgtgaatgaggactttacgtagattaacatttgttgaacagctgatgTAAATGGTGGAGCTCAGCCATACATGCCCCTATGGACGAGCCGCCACTGCTCAAATGCGTAGTAAAGGTGCTGTAAGAAATAAGTTGCTAAGCTGTTCCATATGCTTTTTATCAGTCGATTGAACTGGTAGAAGACTACACAACTGAACTAAAGTGTAACTGATCAGTCTCTATCCCACTGTTTCACTATAAATCTGTAGTCTCTGGTCCAGTATCCTCTCTCATTGCTCGGGTCCGTAGTCTACCCATCCGCCTTTGTGAATCCCCCTCCCCACAGTGCCCTCCCAGTGATATGTGCAGAGGGAGGAGCCTTTGTGTGAAGGGATACAGGAAGAGGGCGGGGTCAGGCATTGGGCAGGGCTTCTCCGGCCCCAGTATGCGTTCCTGTGGCACACATTCCCTCACTCGTTCTGACCTTCGCAATCTTGCTGAACAGTGGTTACGATGTCTGGCTTCTGCTCTGGCTGTTGAGACCTGCGGAGAGCTCGACAAACAGCCTGGACCCTGTGAAATACGTAGAATGACTAATAGGTTGCACTAAATACCAATCTAGCTAGGTTTCTGTGCATACACTTGTCCTTGACACAAACTCACAACATAATGTGGCATACTTTTTTTGTGTGCGCAGTTTTTCTGTAGCTTACCTTCTCATCTCTTTCaccttcctcctcctcgtctTCTTCCTCTGCTTGATGGTAGAGGCGGAACCTTGCTGAGTGTAGCTGGAAAGTGAGCTGGGCAGCGATGTCGGTCTGCTTACGGAGATCGCGGCTAAGCGCTGTGATCTTATGACTGCGTCGCTTCAGCTCCTCCAAAAAGCGTCGCTCCTCATCGCGCAGTCGCACCTGCAGAGCACTCGCTTGCTCCCCCTTGTGCCGGAGCTTGGCTTTTAGTTCCCCGTGTGAGCACTCCTGTTCAGCGAGATGATGTTCTGTCTGCAATATGCGAGCCTGCAGAAACTCCTCCTCAGCTGCTATGTCTGATTAACACATGGAGGTTCGTATAACAGCAATGTTCGAAAATGTCTGCAGAGTCACTGGGGGAACACAAGACTACCAAACTGATAATAAACatattgttattaaaatattaataataataatattatcctaaccatttctgatttttaaaaaattggtaATGCTATTATACTAATacatatgcatgtatatatatatatatatatgatatattatgATATATTAGTATACATGAAGGGTAGTTAAAGTAGAACCATTACCATCTCTGTTCCTCGCAGGAGACCTTTTGCTCAATTCACAACTCAGATCTGCAAAGAGAAATTAGAGATTTTGATCATTTGACACCGAAAAACAGCTCTACAAAGTACATCCATGTCTTTGGTGCAGCATTTCTATTTTCATTAAAGCTGTCCCCAGACAGTCTAGTGACAGTGAGTGATATGACAGAAGGTGACAGACCATTACATCTCTTCTTCAGGTGACGGATCTCCAGGCGAAGGCCAGTCAGAAGGACCTGATGCTCCTTTTGCAAGAATGCAATGTTCCGCTCGACGCTCTCCACCTGTTGGGCAAGGGTGCTGGTATCCATGGACACACAACACGTGTCCTAAACTGCAAAAACAGGACTCAGTGTACAAAATACAGAAGTCTATGTATGTGACAATAAGGATCTATCATTGAGCAAACCATAGTCAGTCCAAATGTTGTGTGAAATTCTATGTTACTTTATGAGAGTGTATGATGCAGGAATTTTCGTGGTGATGAGGAACTGAACCAAGTATTCTGTGATGTTTATGTAAGACAATTTAACCACAGACACAGTAAGAATTAGGATAAGAAACAATTTGCCATTCATATAGGCAACAAAGTAGAGCTCTTACCCTTGGCTTTTTGTGAATGACAAGAAAAACCTGTATGCTATAATTTGACTGAAGTATAAATGGtgataataatgatgtaatACAGTTTCACTCTGCTTTctagaaatataaatgtaaaatgtattccTCTAGTCAAATCTGCTGCGTATGTacgtttatttattatagttcATTTTGTACATTAAACACTTTTAGTACAGTATCTTTACTTTGATATAAGTTCAATAATACTGTTTGCATATTGTTGGTACACCCTCGAGTTGCTTTCTAGTAAATCAACATCTAGTGTTcagtaaattatttaatttgtattaataatattcactaTAAACATTCTTCTGCCATGCAATAAACATTAAGCTTTGTGTGCTAAGCAACATAATTGGCTAAAAGATTATGATATTCTATGGCTAGAACATGGCTTAAGTGTAACAGGTTTATTTACTCTGATGTGGTCTCAGGTGTGTGAAGATTTTAGAACTGAAACTCTTTATGATTTCAATTTAACTCCCTGTAAAAAGGATTACTTGGAAACTCAATGTTGGTCCTTAAAAGCCTAGAGTATAGCACAATTCCCAAAGCTTTAGTAGTTTTAGTAAGACGTAAGGGGAGGGCTGGATCCTGCGCTGTTGAAATATCTAGCtagtctgaccagctaccagcaaaaatacaaactgagctggtagaccatctttttCAGCTGGCAACCTCTACATCATAGACAAGTTATTCAtgagaaaatctaaaaaataaataaataaataaataaatagccagttaattatatatataaaaagctgGAAATTATCTTGCCAGCTAGCAGAGATGGGCTTCCAGTTTGACCAGtttggcctgtgttttggcagctgctCAGACCAAGTTGGATCATCAGGGTGGTCCTTCTGGACCACATAAGGTCTCATGGTGCAATGCATCATTATTACTCTAAGGAAATTCCTACAGAACAGCATAAATGACCAGTTCCAGATGGTTACGCAGCTAGAAACTGGTGATAATCTATTTGCAACTGTTTCAACCTTGTGGTTTCAGGTTGCTTTACTCAACTCAAATTTCCTGTAAACGTTTACATCCGGGACCAGCTGAAAGAAGAATATGAACTGCGCAAGCACCTCAAGTCATTTGTAAACAGCGCTATCTGACCTTTCTGTCCTCAGACCACTTCCATTAGGCAGACATGGGAAAGTAAATGTCTGCCAGAGGTCGAATCCTCAATTTCTCCTCCATGTCTATGCTGCAGGAGATAGCAGTGCGTAACTGaggtggatgatgatgatgatgaggatgatgtaATCCCAAACACGGCACTGCTTTGCAGCTAGGCGAGTTGATCTAAAGTTTACACTACAACCAGAACTAGTGCAATAATCTATCGAACAGACCTTTTACAACATCTGCCGAACAGCTGTGCGTAATTTTACATAGCGCGTAACCGACGTTACTCACGATCAGGCGGATGAATGGCGCAGGACGGCTCTCTCCTCCATCACCGCCTGGGCAGGGAAGATTATTTTACTCTCTGCCATGCTGTCCAACATCCAACATTCATTTAGCCAATGAGCTGGAGTCCCAGCCCACGGCGATCTGATCCGATCTGACCTGacctgatctgatctgatctgatctcacCGTGTACAGGAAGCGGCTGAACTGGGTCGCGCTGGTTTTCACTTTCCAACCAGAACAGCTGTTGATCCGCGGAAGGATGAAGGATTAGGGCTAGAGAGCAGATGCTGTGCTGAAATATAGACCCAGATTGTTATgaggttactttttttttggttagaaATGatgtctctgtctttttcagcaccatggacaggGACAGACTGCTCCCTAGTGGTCACTCCTGTGACTAAAAGTCAGCATTTACATCAaggtatataaaataaaatgatactgATAGATTACATTAGAAAGACTCATAATGCTTTGCTTAGAGAGAAAGCACACTACTATATAGTGGCCAGATTTTGATTCATCATTCTACACTAtgtggctaaaagtttgtggacacctggacATAACACACTTCTATGCTTGTTGAACGCCccattacataatatatatatatatatatatatatatatatatatatatatatatatatatatatatatatatatatatatatatatatggatgtatggatgtatatatatgctgttataagaacCTCCACTATTGTGGGAAGGCTTTCTGTGTCTGTGGGCATTTGTCCATTCAACTACAAGAgtatcagacactgatgttgggtgaggaggtctggggttcagtcggtgttccagttcatcccaaaggtgttcagtggggttgaggtcagggctctgtgcaggacactcgagttcttccactccaaccttcacacaccatgtcttcatggagctcgctttgtgcacaggggcattgtcatgctggaacaggtttggtccTCTTAGTTCcattgaagggaaattgtaatgccacagcatacaaaaacattctatacaattgtgtgcttccagttttgttgcaacagtttggggaagaatgaCATATGGGtgggatggtcaggtgtccacatacttttggtcatgcAGTGTATGTCTTTGGGGAAATTGTTGGATTATACTTggattatatgtatataaagagctactatttttcttattttaccAGATTACTCAAATGCATTAATTTAAGGTATactcaaaaatatttatttacctcatttgttatattgtatatatagatttaaatgtatatagaatatacatatacataagtatacatttatacatatactgtatatacaatagatagatagataaatagaagCAAACAGAGACATGGTTTATGTTTTACAAATggttagttatttatttgttggataaataattttttttatatctttacaCCTACTGGACAGATTTAATGTATAGTTAGAAAAGATAGGAtgcaagtgtgtaaaatcagtgTGTAAAGAACAGGGATTGTGGGAAACTAAGACTGAGAAACACATGCTACAATAAACGAGACTTTGCAATGAGACAATGGAACATGAAGGTATATAATCTGGTATTTATTAAGGGATGAAtgcagaacaggtgcacacattaggtaaCAGACAAATTTTGGGAGACAGGGCCAAAACACTGGCATATGGCAatgtgaaaatgacaaaaatgacatGGATTAAActggaaatgaaacaaaaacacagcatttGTTGTGCTTTGAATCATGTAACGCACTGAGAGGGGGACAgcttaaaaatgtcaaaataatgaaGTTTTATATAGATATTTCTGACCACTCCATGACTATACAATTAGAAGTTTGCACTTAAACTGTACTGTAAATTACTACTCATCCAACATAGTTTTAGTTTTTCAAGTGATGCACTTTACAGTTAGACTCTTACACACAAAAACcaattacactgtaaatataataaaatcaatcccaaaaaaagaaaagacaaaaattcCGAATCCAAGCCttttgttacaggatccgatATCCGATATGCTTTCTCCAATATCCGAGCCACcatttttttgctggtattATTAATAAACTGCTATTTTAATGCAATCTACTCGACCCCTGGTTTATTTTTGGACTGTGTACTGCAAACACAGTTTATACGTAAGTCAAGTAGGACATTTATTATAGTAATAAATTAGCAACCTCAGACGTCTAACATAAAAAATGATTGAAGTTGCATGAGAGACACGGAAAGTCAAAAGTACAGCTATAGCAAATCTTTTAAAGTTTGGAAATATTTACTACAAATCTACTTACATTTTTAAGGGAAGttacacaaataattaaaacagccaaaaaattCTAgccttttttctgtgttttcaagcctgttttttttttttacagaaatacttAGGCTAGCTttccaaaataattttaaaaactgctgtgcactgaatgttttttgtttttcgcaccattctgtgtaaacgctAGAGCCTGCTGTgcgtgaaaatctcaggagattcagtttctgaaataccaacaaactgaaatatttaGTGCCAATGAATCACTGAAATcgcattttttccccagtgtgatgtgaacattaactgaagctcttgaccaggatctgcatgatttttatgcattgttcCACTGccagatgattggctgattggataattgcatgaatatgcaggtcTACatatgttcctaataaagtggacagtgagtgtatagtaCTATACATACTTTAGAGTAATGCTAAAAAGGTTTGCATATCTTGAATAtgccttgttttatttttatccctGAAGATTCGAGATGTGCTTCTTTGCCTGGAATGCTTTGTCATTGTATCAAATCTTTTTGCTTTTCCAGAAACCTGAAGTTGAAATTTTAGATTTAAAGAGCCCTCTAGTGTCAAGTAGGAGGATGTACACATTATTAGTACACAGGGTAATATCAGAGGCAAGATTTGCAACcaattttctcttcttttcttctgttaaaAGGTGAAAGTTGAGGACAGAAAAGTTTGTGTGACTATAAACAAAAGCGTGAACACTAATCAGCTTCAATGTGATGATCCAGTATATAATACAAC includes:
- the ccdc92bb gene encoding coiled-coil domain-containing protein 92, whose product is MDTSTLAQQVESVERNIAFLQKEHQVLLTGLRLEIRHLKKRCNDLSCELSKRSPARNRDDIAAEEEFLQARILQTEHHLAEQECSHGELKAKLRHKGEQASALQVRLRDEERRFLEELKRRSHKITALSRDLRKQTDIAAQLTFQLHSARFRLYHQAEEEDEEEEGERDEKGPGCLSSSPQVSTARAEARHRNHCSARLRRSERVRECVPQERILGPEKPCPMPDPALFLYPFTQRLLPLHISLGGHCGEGDSQRRMGRLRTRAMREDTGPETTDL